The Actinocatenispora sera genome has a window encoding:
- a CDS encoding GH92 family glycosyl hydrolase, which translates to MDTTNPDNPPRPAADTRTAAPLRRRTLLAGGAAGLASVGLAAGCDSDHPTGRSSDPPPSMIDDVDPLIGTATPGNTYPGAHLPFGFVAASPDTDNPSSAGYTTTDPIVGFSQTHVSGTGGDSRYGNFRVTPITGRVRLDGLGSGRSGEHAEPGYYKVLLTYPKVLAELTATRRCAVHRYTFPDDKGGHLVIDASSVIMTGGAQQPKHTRLAVVGNNSVEGSVTVTGGWGDRGGQYTLHFAARLDQHFADVATFVDGAVDHGFREVTGGVKQRVGAILSVRTSLRRSVQLRIAVSFVSVAQARSTLDKELGLRSFDAVRADAKAAWRDALSRAVVSGGTAEQRTVFATALYHCQLMPHDVTGENVWWQGKTPHYEDFYTLWDTHRTVHPLLTLIQPKRQAQMVNSLIETYRYTGWLPDARIAGVNSYVQGGTSGDVVIADAVVKKLPGIDVKTGYRAIRKDGEQNSPKPQIEGRELDDYLRLGYLAIDRHRPDDPHGSRVGSRTLEYAYEDFCIGRVAEHVGDDAVAAKYHQRAKNWAELWDSTTGVIRPRYSDGRFLSPFDPNDAGTPYFYEGSAFQYTTMVPHDVPGLIDRFGGDKKFVAFLDRLFSRDRYDASNEPDLLAPFLYLHAGRPDRTADMTRKLLASGYHAAPDGLPGNDDAGAMSAWYVWTALGLYPNPGQDWYYLTSPLFERAVLRLAGDRTLTITAPGASDTNRYVQSVQLGGRPVPGPWLRHRDLLRGGELTFRLGPKPSGWGVGNRPPKS; encoded by the coding sequence GTGGACACGACGAACCCGGACAACCCACCGCGCCCCGCGGCCGACACCCGGACGGCGGCGCCGCTGCGGCGGCGCACGCTGCTTGCCGGCGGTGCCGCCGGGCTCGCCTCGGTCGGGCTCGCGGCCGGCTGCGACAGCGACCATCCGACCGGCCGCAGCAGCGATCCGCCGCCGTCGATGATCGACGACGTCGACCCGTTGATCGGCACCGCCACGCCGGGCAACACCTACCCGGGCGCGCACCTGCCGTTCGGGTTCGTCGCGGCGAGCCCGGACACCGACAACCCGTCCAGCGCCGGGTACACGACGACCGATCCGATCGTCGGCTTCTCCCAGACGCACGTGTCCGGCACCGGCGGCGACAGCCGGTACGGCAACTTCCGGGTCACCCCGATCACCGGCCGGGTTCGGCTGGACGGGCTCGGCTCCGGCCGGTCCGGCGAGCACGCCGAGCCCGGCTACTACAAGGTGCTGTTGACCTACCCGAAGGTGCTCGCCGAGCTGACCGCGACCCGCCGGTGCGCGGTGCACCGGTACACGTTCCCCGATGACAAGGGCGGGCACCTGGTCATCGACGCCAGTTCGGTGATCATGACGGGGGGCGCGCAGCAGCCCAAGCACACCCGGCTCGCGGTGGTGGGCAACAACTCGGTCGAGGGATCGGTCACCGTCACCGGCGGCTGGGGCGACCGCGGCGGCCAGTACACGCTGCACTTCGCGGCGCGGCTGGACCAGCACTTCGCGGACGTGGCGACGTTCGTCGACGGCGCCGTCGACCACGGGTTCCGGGAGGTGACCGGCGGGGTCAAGCAGCGCGTCGGCGCGATCCTGTCGGTGCGCACCTCGCTGCGCCGGTCGGTGCAGCTGCGCATCGCCGTCTCGTTCGTCTCGGTTGCCCAGGCTCGGTCCACTTTGGACAAAGAGCTCGGGCTGCGGTCCTTCGACGCGGTCCGCGCGGACGCGAAGGCCGCCTGGCGGGACGCGCTGAGCCGGGCGGTGGTCTCCGGCGGTACCGCGGAGCAGCGCACCGTGTTCGCCACCGCGCTGTACCACTGCCAGCTGATGCCGCACGACGTGACCGGTGAGAACGTCTGGTGGCAGGGCAAGACGCCGCACTACGAGGACTTCTACACGCTCTGGGACACCCACCGCACGGTGCACCCGCTGCTGACGCTGATCCAGCCGAAACGGCAGGCCCAGATGGTCAACTCGCTGATCGAGACGTACCGGTACACCGGCTGGCTGCCGGACGCCCGGATCGCCGGGGTCAACTCCTACGTCCAGGGTGGTACCTCCGGCGACGTGGTGATCGCCGACGCGGTGGTGAAGAAGCTGCCCGGCATCGACGTCAAGACCGGCTACCGGGCGATCCGCAAGGACGGCGAGCAGAACTCGCCGAAGCCGCAGATCGAGGGCCGCGAGCTGGACGACTACCTGCGGCTGGGCTATCTCGCCATCGACCGGCACCGGCCGGACGACCCGCACGGCAGCCGGGTCGGCTCGCGCACCCTGGAGTACGCGTACGAGGACTTCTGCATCGGGCGGGTGGCCGAGCACGTCGGCGACGACGCGGTTGCGGCGAAGTACCACCAGCGCGCGAAGAACTGGGCGGAGCTGTGGGACTCGACCACCGGCGTGATCCGCCCCCGCTACTCCGACGGCCGGTTCCTGTCACCGTTCGATCCGAACGACGCGGGCACGCCGTACTTCTACGAGGGCAGCGCGTTCCAGTACACGACGATGGTGCCGCACGACGTGCCGGGGCTGATCGACCGGTTCGGCGGCGACAAGAAGTTCGTCGCGTTCCTCGACCGGCTGTTCAGCCGGGACCGCTACGACGCGTCCAACGAGCCGGACCTGCTCGCGCCCTTCCTCTACCTGCACGCCGGCCGGCCGGACCGCACCGCGGACATGACCCGCAAGCTGCTCGCCTCCGGCTACCACGCCGCCCCGGACGGCCTGCCCGGCAACGACGACGCCGGCGCGATGTCCGCCTGGTACGTGTGGACCGCACTGGGGCTCTACCCCAACCCCGGCCAGGACTGGTACTACCTGACCAGCCCGCTGTTCGAGCGCGCCGTGCTGCGGCTGGCCGGCGACCGAACGCTCACCATCACCGCGCCCGGCGCCTCGGACACCAACCGGTACGTGCAGTCCGTGCAGCTGGGCGGCAGGCCGGTGCCGGGCCCGTGGCTGCGGCACCGCGACCTGCTCCGCGGCGGCGAGCTGACGTTCCGGCTCGGCCCGAAGCCGTCCGGCTGGGGGGTCGGCAACCGCCCGCCCAAGTCCTGA
- a CDS encoding glycoside hydrolase family 26 protein, producing MSRHRLISRRSYRIWMGVNAVLLLLFSGGVLYFTVGNGFRSTQAQARSMQTPDPTESAKLAAKIPTKQQVMHPHGIYFGLSTPQAPWSDSEIDDISDKAGMRPDLLEYFVNWTEDFRAQAVVQSYRQGAVPAITWEPWSGLQHGTSQPAYALSRIIDGKYDGYITRFASAVRDQKWPIVLRFGHEMNGDWYPWSESKSGNHPGEYVRAWRHVHDIFGKVGANNVIWVWSPNITRPVPSVALEPLYPGDKYVDWVGMVGYAADEQTTATQTFQDTIKQFRTFTRKRILITETGAGPGKNQSTWTTSLFNWLKSRTDIVGFVWFEYDHKATGTKDWRFTVNQETLDAFRSGITKLRVARPIER from the coding sequence GTGTCTAGGCATCGACTCATCTCGCGGCGCAGCTACCGGATCTGGATGGGCGTCAATGCCGTCCTGCTGCTGCTGTTCTCCGGCGGCGTGCTCTACTTCACCGTCGGCAACGGGTTCCGCAGCACCCAGGCGCAGGCCCGCTCGATGCAGACGCCGGATCCGACCGAGAGCGCGAAGCTCGCCGCGAAGATCCCCACCAAGCAGCAGGTGATGCACCCGCACGGCATCTACTTCGGACTGTCCACGCCGCAGGCGCCGTGGTCGGACAGCGAGATCGACGACATCTCCGACAAGGCGGGGATGCGACCCGACCTGTTGGAGTACTTCGTCAACTGGACCGAGGACTTCCGCGCCCAGGCCGTCGTCCAGTCGTACCGGCAGGGCGCCGTCCCGGCGATCACCTGGGAGCCGTGGTCCGGCCTGCAGCACGGCACCAGCCAGCCCGCCTACGCCCTGTCGCGAATCATCGACGGGAAGTACGACGGCTACATCACCCGGTTCGCCTCCGCGGTGCGCGACCAGAAGTGGCCGATCGTGCTGCGGTTCGGGCACGAGATGAACGGCGACTGGTACCCGTGGTCGGAGAGCAAGTCCGGCAACCACCCCGGCGAGTACGTGCGGGCCTGGCGGCACGTGCACGACATCTTCGGCAAGGTCGGCGCGAACAACGTGATCTGGGTGTGGAGCCCGAACATCACCCGCCCGGTGCCGAGCGTGGCGCTCGAACCGCTGTACCCGGGCGACAAGTACGTCGACTGGGTGGGCATGGTCGGCTACGCGGCCGACGAGCAGACCACCGCCACGCAGACCTTCCAGGACACGATCAAGCAGTTCCGCACGTTCACCCGCAAGCGGATCCTGATCACCGAGACCGGCGCCGGACCCGGCAAGAACCAGTCGACCTGGACCACCAGCCTGTTCAACTGGTTGAAGAGCCGCACCGACATCGTGGGCTTCGTCTGGTTCGAGTACGACCACAAGGCCACCGGGACCAAGGACTGGCGGTTCACCGTCAACCAGGAAACGCTGGACGCCTTCCGGTCCGGCATCACGAAGCTGCGGGTCGCGCGCCCGATCGAACGCTGA
- a CDS encoding glycosyltransferase family 2 protein — protein sequence MLAFLLQISEWLHSGHVYPFAVFMAVIWLLWLTKAILARQYRPWQADWRTTTSVVIPVVDEEEELFVSVLERIVVQHPTEVIVVINGPRNETLEKVCERVGVVWTWTKTPGKRNAVDIGVSMAQGEIVVLVDSDTMWTRDTLRELVKPFRDPEVGGVSTRQRILNPERGMLTRWADWLENIRNEYSMPAMSVLGTVGCLPGRTIAFRTSILRDNMEKFRTEPFLGVFIEVSDDRTLTNYTLMDGYKTVVQSTSLVYTDAPTKLTKLVKQQFRWARGSQYNTLRMLGWMLRNAPVLALFYVADIVVPFILIGSYVSWIVALLAGNRSELYGRLPLPESGLLALFSLLVFSAMMTIMGLGIRFGRHFAYRPNDMAYLPIFMLINTFILMPVRVVGFFRLAHNASWGTRAGGFAGKRGRNAQALIPYLLGGLLLAATVVSSV from the coding sequence GTGCTCGCGTTCCTGCTGCAGATCTCGGAGTGGCTGCACTCCGGCCACGTCTACCCGTTCGCCGTGTTCATGGCGGTCATCTGGCTGCTGTGGCTGACCAAGGCGATCCTGGCCCGGCAGTACCGGCCGTGGCAGGCCGACTGGCGCACCACCACCTCGGTGGTCATCCCGGTGGTGGACGAGGAGGAAGAGCTGTTCGTGTCGGTGCTCGAACGCATCGTGGTGCAGCATCCGACCGAGGTCATCGTCGTCATCAACGGCCCGCGCAACGAGACGTTGGAAAAGGTGTGCGAGCGCGTCGGAGTAGTGTGGACCTGGACCAAAACCCCCGGAAAGCGCAATGCGGTCGACATCGGGGTGAGCATGGCCCAGGGGGAGATCGTGGTGCTCGTTGACTCGGACACCATGTGGACCCGAGACACGCTGCGTGAGTTGGTGAAGCCGTTCCGCGACCCCGAGGTCGGCGGGGTCAGCACCCGGCAGCGCATCCTCAATCCCGAACGCGGCATGCTCACCCGCTGGGCCGACTGGCTGGAGAACATCCGCAACGAATACTCCATGCCGGCGATGAGCGTGCTCGGCACCGTCGGCTGCCTGCCCGGGCGCACGATCGCCTTCCGGACCTCGATCCTGCGCGACAACATGGAGAAGTTCCGCACCGAGCCGTTTCTCGGCGTGTTCATCGAGGTCTCCGACGACCGCACGCTGACCAACTACACGCTGATGGACGGCTACAAGACCGTGGTGCAGTCCACCTCGCTGGTCTACACCGACGCACCGACGAAGCTGACCAAGCTGGTCAAGCAGCAGTTCCGGTGGGCCCGCGGCTCGCAGTACAACACGCTGCGGATGCTCGGCTGGATGCTGCGCAACGCGCCCGTGCTGGCGCTGTTCTACGTCGCCGACATCGTGGTGCCGTTCATCCTGATCGGCTCGTACGTGTCGTGGATCGTGGCGCTGCTCGCCGGCAACAGGTCCGAGCTGTACGGGCGGCTGCCGCTGCCGGAGTCCGGCCTGCTGGCGCTGTTCTCGCTGCTGGTGTTCAGCGCGATGATGACGATCATGGGACTCGGCATCCGGTTCGGCCGGCACTTCGCGTACCGGCCGAACGACATGGCCTACCTGCCGATCTTCATGCTGATCAACACGTTCATCCTGATGCCGGTGCGCGTCGTCGGGTTCTTCCGGCTGGCGCACAACGCCTCCTGGGGCACTCGTGCCGGCGGCTTCGCCGGCAAGCGCGGGCGCAACGCGCAGGCGCTGATTCCCTATCTGTTGGGCGGTCTGCTGCTGGCGGCTACGGTGGTGAGCAGTGTCTAG
- a CDS encoding glycosyltransferase family 39 protein, whose amino-acid sequence MPPGPDGGDPTDRTPVRHGRRRGDTDAAADAESFAGWLPDERADAARPAGRASVAGTAKAEVRRIVPPPRGGDRPASDTDHGGDRQQDDERQRNYPKRSSDNAERVSGVAARSGRASVPSVATARVPAAESRPVEPDDTMDIARTDVDPRPGGDPVDSAAPVSPGAVVGTAVVADGFRGTNRALTQLAWLGSALLTAVITIFRVDRPGLWADELATWGMTTVSAHELWPLLRSTDMVNGAYYVLMWGWTHLLGSSDLALRLPSVLAMTLTAALVAALGSRFGGPRGGLLAGLLFAVVPSVSRYGQEARVYALVVLFAALSTLLLARALDRPRFTRFLPYVLVVAVLGALNPISMLLLLAHGVLVLAQHRRAFGGWLAAAVVGTAPAIAVLVLSAGQRHQISWIPQSRLTDLSALPYALFGATAIGGALLVLAALSVSYRHPALVYSAWALLPAATLFTVGHFTALWQPRYVLFTVPAWVLLAAGTLDRIPLVRGLLVVAAVGLVSLPAQITIRGEAGHDQDTRKLATIVANNEQPGDGIVYGTDDPGGGWVGRDTIAHYLSPGSRPKDLMVTQPQRTNGKVLAIECKDAAKCLPDKVNRVWVVRLGSVSDPLRNLGGSKEEALRTAFQTSKTWHPAGLTLALLTRKPS is encoded by the coding sequence ATGCCGCCCGGACCCGACGGCGGCGATCCCACCGACCGCACCCCGGTTCGGCACGGCCGGCGCCGGGGCGACACCGACGCGGCGGCGGATGCCGAGTCCTTCGCCGGTTGGCTGCCGGACGAGCGCGCCGACGCCGCCCGGCCAGCGGGTCGGGCCAGCGTCGCCGGCACCGCCAAGGCGGAGGTCCGGCGGATCGTGCCGCCGCCGCGCGGCGGCGACCGTCCCGCGAGCGACACCGACCACGGGGGCGACCGGCAGCAGGACGACGAGCGACAACGCAACTACCCCAAGCGATCAAGCGACAACGCGGAGCGAGTGTCCGGCGTGGCGGCACGGTCGGGGCGGGCCAGCGTGCCGAGCGTCGCCACCGCCCGGGTACCGGCGGCCGAGAGCCGTCCGGTGGAGCCGGACGACACGATGGACATCGCCCGCACCGACGTCGACCCGCGGCCCGGCGGCGACCCGGTCGACAGCGCGGCACCGGTGTCGCCGGGCGCCGTCGTCGGTACCGCGGTGGTCGCCGACGGGTTCCGCGGCACCAACCGGGCGCTGACCCAGTTGGCCTGGTTGGGTTCGGCCCTGCTCACCGCGGTCATCACGATCTTCCGGGTGGACCGCCCCGGGCTGTGGGCGGACGAGCTCGCCACCTGGGGCATGACCACCGTCTCGGCACACGAGCTGTGGCCGCTGCTGCGCTCCACCGACATGGTCAACGGCGCCTACTACGTGTTGATGTGGGGTTGGACGCACCTGCTCGGCAGCTCGGATCTGGCGCTACGACTGCCATCCGTGCTCGCGATGACGCTGACCGCGGCGTTGGTCGCCGCGCTCGGCTCGCGGTTCGGTGGTCCGCGCGGCGGTCTGCTTGCCGGCCTGCTGTTCGCGGTGGTGCCCTCGGTCTCCCGGTACGGGCAGGAGGCACGGGTCTACGCGCTGGTGGTGCTGTTCGCCGCGCTGTCCACGCTGCTGCTGGCCCGCGCGCTGGACCGGCCGCGGTTCACCCGCTTCCTGCCGTACGTGCTGGTCGTCGCGGTGCTCGGTGCGCTGAACCCGATCTCGATGCTGTTGCTGCTGGCCCACGGCGTGCTGGTGCTGGCGCAACACCGGCGCGCGTTCGGCGGCTGGCTCGCCGCGGCGGTCGTCGGCACGGCACCGGCCATCGCGGTCCTGGTGCTGTCTGCCGGGCAGCGTCACCAGATCAGCTGGATCCCGCAGTCGCGGCTGACCGACCTGTCCGCGTTGCCGTACGCCCTGTTCGGCGCGACCGCGATCGGCGGCGCGCTGTTGGTGCTCGCCGCCCTCTCGGTGTCGTACCGGCATCCCGCGCTGGTCTACAGCGCGTGGGCGCTGTTGCCGGCGGCGACGCTGTTCACGGTCGGCCACTTCACCGCGCTGTGGCAGCCGCGCTACGTGCTGTTCACCGTGCCGGCCTGGGTGCTGCTCGCGGCCGGCACCCTCGACCGGATCCCGTTGGTACGCGGGCTGCTCGTGGTCGCGGCGGTCGGGCTGGTGTCGCTGCCGGCGCAGATCACCATCCGCGGCGAGGCCGGGCACGACCAGGACACCCGCAAGCTCGCGACGATCGTCGCGAACAACGAGCAGCCCGGCGACGGCATCGTCTACGGCACCGACGATCCGGGCGGCGGCTGGGTGGGCCGCGACACCATCGCGCACTACCTGAGCCCCGGCTCGCGGCCGAAGGACCTGATGGTCACCCAGCCGCAGCGCACCAACGGCAAGGTGCTCGCGATCGAGTGCAAGGACGCGGCGAAGTGCCTGCCGGACAAGGTGAACCGGGTCTGGGTGGTGCGGCTCGGCTCGGTGTCGGATCCGTTGCGCAATCTCGGCGGCAGCAAGGAGGAGGCGCTGCGTACGGCGTTCCAGACGAGCAAGACGTGGCATCCGGCCGGCCTGACGCTGGCCCTGCTGACGCGCAAGCCGTCCTGA